In Deltaproteobacteria bacterium, the DNA window ACACCGGAGGTTTACTCTCTGAATTTTCAACATCTGATTACCGAGGACGACACCCCTGTGGATAACCTGCCATCCGAAAAGCACCAGCGGTTACTGACCGAACCGTTGTATAGCTCATGGGCTGGCCCTGGTAAGGACCGCCCGGTTCTCGCCGCAGCCAACGTGGGCATTTTTGCCCAGACCCGGAACCCCGCCATTGTCCCAGATATGTTTCTCAGTCTTGACGTACAAGTCGCGGACGATTGGTGGCGTAAGGAACATCGCTCGTATTTTCTCGGCGAGTTTGGCAAACCACCAGATTTGGTGCTAGAAATCGTCTCCAACACTGAAGGCGGCGGGAATACAGCCAAGCTACAAAAGTATGCCTGGATGCGGATTAGTTTCTACGTGATCTTCGACCCACTACGACAGGTTATGGACGATGTCTTAACGATCTATCGGTTGCGAGACCTGGGATACGAACGGCAGGATACGC includes these proteins:
- a CDS encoding Uma2 family endonuclease gives rise to the protein MSQPMQDTTPEVYSLNFQHLITEDDTPVDNLPSEKHQRLLTEPLYSSWAGPGKDRPVLAAANVGIFAQTRNPAIVPDMFLSLDVQVADDWWRKEHRSYFLGEFGKPPDLVLEIVSNTEGGGNTAKLQKYAWMRISFYVIFDPLRQVMDDVLTIYRLRDLGYERQDTPQFPPLKLGLTLWEGTFEGKHDTWLRWTDEHGVIIPTVKERADQEHQRAEQERQRAEQERQRGDEERRRADQEHQRAEQERLRAEQEYQRAERLAALLRQAGIDPNQ